The Nostoc sp. 'Peltigera membranacea cyanobiont' N6 genome contains the following window.
TTTGTAATTCGTGCTTCTTTCATTACGGGAGAAATCTCAAGCGGCATCTGCCGCTGACTTGTTTTCTCGACGAAATTGAAGTATGATAGAAATCGCGTGTTGCGTTAAACTAAAATTTAGTTCAGCGCAATGACTGAATCAAAAACAGCTTGTGCGCTCTTAGTTCAGTTGGTAGAACGCAGGTCTCCAAAACCTGATGTCGGGGGTTCAAGTCCTCCAGGGCGCGCTCAAGAGCAAAAAACAAAGCCCGAAATAATTACGCAGTTGTTATATTAGCAGCTAGCGATAATAATTTCGGGTAAACTTATTGTATTTGCAGTTGTTTTGCTTTCAGTTAACTAAGTAAAATAGAGTCGAAACTGCAAAACTGGATAACCGAATTTTAGATTTCTTCTCAATCCAAAATCTGAAATTGATTATTTTGGACTGAAATGGAATAAATCTAAAATCCAAAATCCAAAATTGACTAAGAAACCGGGGGATAAACCGTCGTGGCTAAAAAAAGTGAAGCAGAATTGCCAGAAACTACAAATGGGTTTAGCTTAGGCAACTTCATACAGGGAACCAAAGAAGAACTTGACAAAGTAGTTTGGCCCAGTCGGAAACAGATAGTGAGCGAATCAGCTGCTGTATTGTTAATGGTGGCACTCTCCGCATCTTTGATA
Protein-coding sequences here:
- the secE gene encoding preprotein translocase subunit SecE encodes the protein MAKKSEAELPETTNGFSLGNFIQGTKEELDKVVWPSRKQIVSESAAVLLMVALSASLIYLVDGLFGWAAKQVF